A genomic stretch from Edaphobacter aggregans includes:
- the metH gene encoding methionine synthase: protein MIGERTNVAGSPKFARLIKEGKYEEAVSVARQQVENGANVIDICMDEGMIDGVVAMTRFLQLLASEPEVAKVPFMVDSSKWEVIEAGLKCLQGKGIVNSISLKEGEEKFRQNAATVRKYGAAVVVMAFDEQGQAATYDEKIRICERAYRILVDEVGFPPEDIIFDPNILTVATGMEEHNNYAVDFINATRWIKANLPHAKVSGGVSNISFSFRGNNKVREAMHSAFLYHAIAAGMDMGIVNAGMLEVYEEIEPELKVLVEDVLLNRRPDATERLVEFGETLKNVGAAVSEKKAEEWRHGTVEERLSHALVKGIDTYIEIDAEEARVKLGRPLLVIEGPLMDGMGVVGDLFGAGKMFLPQVVKSARVMKKAVAHLTPFMEAEKAEMAASGQVVKAQGKIVLATVKGDVHDIGKNIVGVVLACNNYEVIDMGVMVPSEKILERAKAEKADLIGLSGLITPSLDEMVHVAREMERQGFKLPLLIGGATTSRRHTAVKIAPHYSQPVVHVLDASRAVPVTTSLLSEDGKEAFVAQHNAEYEALRKAHSAPRQQVVSLEIARARRTPIEWRAEDIPTPVFTGVRVLDNFPLATLREFIDWSPLFHAWGLKGVYPRILEHEEQGEQARQIFADANALLDRIIEENLITARGVYGFFAASAVGDDVELYTDDARDKALERFHFLRQQANREGSEPCRSLADFIAPKETGLRDHIGAFAVTSGIGLKELCDRFRASNDDYNAIMAEAIADRLAEAFAECLHKRVRDEWGYGCAEGLSNADLIEEKYRGIRPAAGYPACPDHTEKGILWRLLDVQANTGMLITESFAMWPGSSVSGLYFAHPESRYFSLGKIDRDQVADYHVRKGMSVAEVERWLGQNLNYEPG, encoded by the coding sequence ATGATCGGCGAGCGGACGAATGTGGCCGGTTCGCCCAAGTTTGCGAGGCTGATCAAAGAAGGCAAGTACGAAGAAGCGGTCAGCGTAGCCCGGCAGCAGGTCGAGAACGGCGCCAACGTCATCGACATCTGCATGGACGAAGGCATGATCGACGGCGTCGTTGCAATGACACGCTTTCTGCAGTTGCTGGCGAGCGAACCCGAAGTCGCCAAAGTGCCATTCATGGTGGACTCCTCGAAATGGGAGGTCATTGAGGCCGGACTTAAGTGCTTGCAGGGTAAGGGGATCGTCAACTCGATCTCGCTGAAAGAAGGCGAAGAGAAGTTCCGCCAGAACGCCGCTACTGTACGGAAATATGGCGCTGCGGTGGTGGTGATGGCCTTTGACGAGCAGGGCCAGGCCGCAACGTACGACGAAAAGATCCGCATCTGCGAGCGCGCCTACCGGATTCTAGTCGACGAGGTTGGCTTTCCGCCCGAAGACATCATCTTCGACCCGAACATCCTGACCGTTGCCACCGGCATGGAGGAGCACAACAACTACGCTGTCGACTTCATCAACGCCACGCGCTGGATCAAGGCCAACCTTCCCCACGCGAAGGTCAGCGGCGGCGTCTCGAATATCTCGTTCAGCTTTCGAGGCAATAACAAGGTCCGCGAGGCCATGCACTCGGCGTTTCTTTATCACGCCATTGCAGCAGGCATGGACATGGGCATCGTCAATGCCGGGATGCTCGAGGTGTATGAGGAGATCGAGCCCGAGCTGAAGGTGCTGGTCGAGGACGTGCTGCTAAACCGTCGTCCCGATGCGACGGAGCGGTTGGTGGAGTTCGGCGAGACGTTAAAGAACGTTGGCGCGGCCGTGAGCGAAAAGAAGGCCGAAGAATGGCGCCACGGTACGGTCGAGGAGCGTCTCTCTCATGCACTGGTTAAGGGCATCGACACCTATATTGAGATTGACGCCGAGGAAGCCCGCGTCAAACTGGGACGCCCGCTGCTCGTGATCGAAGGGCCGTTGATGGACGGCATGGGTGTGGTGGGTGATCTGTTCGGAGCCGGCAAGATGTTCTTGCCCCAGGTGGTCAAATCTGCCCGCGTGATGAAGAAGGCTGTGGCGCACTTGACGCCGTTTATGGAGGCCGAGAAAGCCGAAATGGCCGCGTCGGGCCAGGTGGTCAAAGCGCAGGGCAAGATCGTGCTCGCAACGGTCAAAGGTGACGTTCACGACATCGGCAAGAATATTGTCGGCGTGGTTCTCGCCTGCAACAACTACGAGGTAATCGACATGGGAGTGATGGTTCCCAGCGAAAAGATCCTCGAACGCGCCAAGGCGGAGAAGGCAGACCTAATCGGGCTCAGTGGCCTTATCACGCCATCACTTGACGAGATGGTGCATGTAGCCCGCGAGATGGAACGGCAGGGGTTCAAATTGCCGCTGCTCATCGGCGGGGCAACGACAAGCCGGAGACACACTGCCGTCAAAATTGCGCCGCACTATAGCCAGCCGGTGGTCCATGTCCTGGATGCCAGCCGCGCGGTGCCCGTGACGACCAGCCTCCTCAGCGAGGATGGGAAAGAGGCGTTCGTCGCACAGCATAACGCCGAATATGAGGCGCTCCGCAAGGCCCACTCCGCGCCGCGCCAGCAGGTCGTCTCGCTTGAGATTGCTCGCGCAAGGCGGACTCCGATTGAGTGGCGTGCCGAAGATATTCCGACACCCGTGTTTACCGGTGTGCGCGTGCTGGACAACTTTCCTCTGGCGACACTGCGCGAGTTCATTGACTGGTCGCCGCTCTTCCACGCATGGGGGTTGAAAGGCGTTTACCCACGCATTCTTGAGCATGAGGAGCAGGGGGAACAGGCGCGCCAGATTTTCGCTGATGCCAATGCTCTGCTGGACCGCATCATTGAAGAGAACCTGATCACGGCGCGTGGCGTCTACGGCTTCTTTGCGGCCAGCGCAGTGGGCGATGACGTGGAACTGTACACGGACGATGCGCGCGACAAGGCGCTCGAGCGATTCCACTTCCTCCGCCAGCAAGCGAACAGGGAAGGGAGCGAGCCTTGCCGGTCGCTCGCCGACTTTATTGCTCCGAAGGAAACTGGCCTGCGCGATCATATTGGAGCCTTCGCCGTGACCAGTGGTATCGGCCTGAAGGAGCTGTGCGATCGGTTCAGGGCCAGCAACGACGACTACAACGCGATTATGGCGGAAGCTATCGCCGATCGACTGGCAGAAGCGTTCGCCGAATGCCTGCACAAGCGGGTGCGCGATGAATGGGGTTACGGTTGCGCAGAAGGCCTGAGCAATGCGGATCTGATCGAAGAGAAGTATCGGGGAATCCGGCCGGCTGCGGGTTATCCGGCGTGCCCGGATCACACGGAGAAGGGCATACTCTGGCGTCTGCTCGACGTACAGGCGAACACCGGTATGTTGATTACCGAGTCGTTCGCAATGTGGCCGGGCTCGAGCGTGAGTGGGCTCTACTTCGCCCATCCGGAATCACGATATTTCAGCTTGGGTAAGATCGATCGCGATCAGGTCGCCGAC